A genome region from Fusarium musae strain F31 chromosome 5, whole genome shotgun sequence includes the following:
- a CDS encoding hypothetical protein (EggNog:ENOG41): MADAPISFLPLGAIIQSLVVNGINIVQGFPTQEDYEKHNSPYFGVTVGRVANRIKGARIDSLNGKEVTLAANDGQNHLHGGKIGWSSRIWDGPKPVGTRQVPGVEGLEGGESVAFTLTSEDGDEGYPGTVEVTVTYTTGTQNVDGKEVIILAMEYEAKLVGGADETVINMTNHSYFNPSRKETIAGTEITLPTADYLAVGSDLIPTGKIEPFPGVTANKTFTLGPQEPNIDHCFVLNTDPSSVPLDTRNQSLNLNVKAHHSGSGVNLEVYSTEPTFQIYTGAGIDVPAVNGLPARGARAGFCCEPARYVNAANVPEWKNQVLLKKGDTYGARTVYKAWAD, from the coding sequence atggctgacgCTCCTATTTCTTTCCTGCCTCTTGGTGCCATCATCCAGTCCCTTGTCGTCAACGGCATCAACATCGTCCAGGGCTTCCCCACGCAAGAGGACTATGAGAAACACAACTCCCCTTACTTTGGCGTGACAGTTGGTCGTGTCGCCAACCGAATTAAGGGTGCTCGCATTGACAGCCTCAATGGTAAGGAAGTTACTCTCGCCGCCAATGATGGACAGAACCATCTTCATGGCGGTAAGATTGGCTGGAGCAGCCGCATCTGGGACGGCCCCAAGCCTGTTGGAACTCGCCAAGTCCCAGGCGTAGAGGGACTGGAGGGTGGGGAGAGCGTTGCCTTTACACTTACCAGTGAGGATGGCGACGAGGGATACCCTGGCACCGTCGAAGTCACTGTGACTTACACAACCGGTACACAAAACGTCGATGGCAAGGAAGTCATCATTCTTGCCATGGAATACGAAGCAAAACTCGTTGGTGGCGCTGATGAGACCGTCATCAACATGACCAACCACTCCTACTTCAACCCCAGCAGAAAGGAGACTATTGCCGGTACAGAGATCACCCTGCCTACAGCCGACTACCTGGCTGTTGGTAGCGATCTCATCCCCACAGGCAAAATTGAGCCTTTCCCCGGTGTCACCGCCAACAAGACCTTCACACTGGGCCCCCAGGAACCCAATATCGACCATTGCTTCGTCTTAAACACAGACCCTTCCTCTGTGCCCCTGGACACCCGCAACCAGtccctcaacctcaatgTCAAGGCCCACCACTCCGGCTCCGGCGTGAACCTCGAGGTTTATAGCACTGAGCCTACCTTCCAGATCTACACCGGTGCCGGCATTGACGTGCCCGCCGTCAACGGTCTGCCTGCTCGTGGTGCTCGTGCCGGTTTCTGTTGTGAGCCTGCTCGCTATGTTAACGCCGCCAATGTACCTGAGTGGAAGAACCAGGTCTTGCTCAAGAAGGGCGACACATATGGTGCCAGAACCGTATACAAGGCGTGGGCCGATTGA
- a CDS encoding hypothetical protein (EggNog:ENOG41), which yields MVSLNQLDVRHIQNMSEAKTLEPHWGYVDRALPCTNDKGSCEYLDLVYHAHDLGMLYSGILWATILAVFFLWAILRHVGKPSSPAITSGANPKAGFARVRSSLSSFTRQYLLPDACRTIFGRTTRFQVAVMLSLVGYLTVWSFVGMTYQKWVTPVKDMPGVYNTRTTLGPWSDRIGILAYALTPLSVLLASRESVLSLITGVPYQSFIFLHRWLGYIIFLQSSLHTIAWSIVEVRLYQPQPKVAAEWIVQEYIIWGVVAMILLLLMFIGSTPWGIRATGYEFFRKSHYVLAMVYIGACWGHWKQLKCFLLPSLLFWFADRGFRLLRTAYLHYHHLPSGKMGFQAAQAVITRFPDAEHGDILRFDLENDQDPWKIGQHYFLCFTESSIWQSHPFTPLNAPVVEKGVVKHSYIMRAKGGETKKMAELAAKKLTTSEKATTSVILTGAYGETTMDHVAPDTNIVCVAGGTGIAYVLPVLLDLARSPISRDRKIELIWAIRHAADAQWVQEEMDLLQQARKALNLKIRVYATRDSNSSSRLQVSDEKDVTDATRQLGSSSSSDGIEEGCACGNDVPVAKIGNGIVDEDRHPNLTKLINDFVTNTITGPTTVFASGPGGMISDLRTIVAGCNSGNKVWSGNGRFDVKLVCDDRLEW from the coding sequence ATGGTGTCTCTCAACCAGCTGGATGTTCGCCACATCCAAAACATGAGCGAAGCCAAAACCCTGGAACCTCACTGGGGATATGTTGATCGCGCTCTCCCTTGCACAAACGATAAGGGATCTTGCGAGTATCTCGATCTGGTCTACCATGCCCACGATCTAGGCATGCTCTACTCTGGAATCCTTTGGGCTACTATTCTCgctgtcttcttcctttggGCTATTTTGCGACATGTCGGCAAACCCTCATCTCCGGCTATCACTTCTGGAGCGAACCCAAAAGCAGGCTTCGCTAGGGTCCGCAGCAGTCTCAGCTCGTTTACACGGCAATATCTCCTTCCAGATGCCTGCCGGACTATCTTTGGCCGTACCACTCGCTTTCAAGTTGCTGTCATGCTGTCCCTCGTGGGATATCTCACTGTTTGGAGCTTTGTCGGTATGACCTATCAGAAATGGGTCACTCCCGTCAAAGACATGCCTGGAGTCTACAACACTCGCACTACTCTTGGCCCTTGGTCTGACCGAATTGGTATTCTCGCATATGCTCTGACTCCCCTGTCTGTCCTCTTGGCCAGCAGAGAATCTGTCCTTTCTCTTATCACAGGAGTACCTTACcagagcttcatcttccttcaTCGCTGGCTGGGCTATATCATTTTCCTTCAGAGTTCCCTTCACACAATTGCCTGGTCTATTGTTGAGGTCCGTCTATACCAGCCTCAACCTAAGGTGGCTGCCGAGTGGATTGTCCAGGAATACATAATCTGGGGCGTCGTTGCCATGATTCTGTTACTCCTTATGTTCATCGGAAGCACCCCTTGGGGAATTCGCGCAACAGGATACGAGTTCTTCCGCAAGTCTCACTACGTCCTCGCCATGGTCTATATTGGTGCCTGCTGGGGTCATTGGAAGCAGCTCAAGTGCTTCTTGCTTCCATCACTCCTGTTCTGGTTCGCTGACCGTGGATTCCGACTGCTTCGTACCGCTTATCTGCATTACCACCATCTCCCCTCGGGTAAGATGGGGTTTCAAGCTGCTCAAGCTGTTATTACTAGGTTTCCCGACGCCGAACATGGAGACATCCTTCGATTCGACCTCGAAAACGACCAGGACCCCTGGAAGATCGGACAGCACTACTTCCTCTGTTTTACTGAGAGCAGCATCTGGCAATCACATCCCTTCACCCCGCTAAATGCTCCTGTCGTTGAGAAGGGTGTCGTGAAGCACTCGTATATCATGCGCGCTAAGGGTGGTGAAACTAAGAAGATGGCTGAGCTGGCTGCTAAGAAGCTCACGACCTCCGAGAAAGCCACCACTTCTGTCATTCTCACTGGCGCCTATGGTGAGACCACGATGGACCACGTTGCACCTGACACCAACATTGTCTGTGTTGCTGGTGGCACTGGCATCGCCTATGTACTCCCTGTCCTCCTTGATCTCGCACGATCACCCATTTCCCGAGACCGCAAGATTGAGCTCATATGGGCCATTCGCCATGCCGCTGACGCTCAATGGGttcaggaggagatggatctTCTACAGCAGGCCCGAAAGGctctcaatctcaagatcCGCGTCTACGCTACACGAGACTCCAACAGCAGTTCCAGGCTGCAGGTCAGTGACGAGAAGGATGTCACAGATGCTACCAGACAACTcggttcatcatcatcgtcagacGGGATAGAAGAAGGCTGTGCATGCGGCAACGATGTCCCCGTTGCTAAAATCGGAAACGGTATTGTCGACGAGGACCGACACCCTAACCTaaccaagctcatcaacgacTTTGTGACTAACACCATTACTGGCCCCACGACAGTCTTTGCCAGTGGTCCCGGTGGAATGATCAGTGATCTTCGCACGATTGTGGCTGGGTGCAACTCAGGAAATAAGGTCTGGAGTGGCAATGGGCGATTTGATGTTAAGCTGGTTTGTGACGATCGTCTAGAATGGTAG
- a CDS encoding hypothetical protein (EggNog:ENOG41), with protein MDHGGMGGSGAACKVDMLWNWNTVDACFLASSWQIKNQGMMAATCIGVILLVILVEFFRRMGKEYDALLQRGFQRQATTHSVALAAAGCTGAVVPTSQTLTYRASPLQQFIRAFIHATTFAGAYIIMLLAMYFNGYVIISIFIGAGLGKFFCDWLVVRINVEDLTAPEDKAKGIEETTVCCG; from the exons ATGGATCATGGAGGAATGGGCGGTAGCGGTGCTGCCTGTAAGGTCGAC ATGTTGTGGAATTGGAACACAGTCGATGCGTGCTTCCTGGCCTCATCATGGCAAATCAAGAACCAGGGTATGATGGCTGCAACCTGTATCGGCGTTATCCTCCTCGTTATTCTCGTCGAGTTCTTCCGGCGCATGGGCAAGGAATACGATGCCCTTCTTCAGCGTGGCTTCCAGCGGCAAGCCACTACTCACAGCGTTGCTCTCGCCGCCGCGGGTTGCACGGGAGCCGTCGTTCCCACAAGTCAAACCCTTACATATCGAGCCTCACCTCTGCAGCAGTTCATCCGCGCATTCATCCACGCTACTACTTTTGCGGGAGCCTACATCATTATGCTCTTGGCCATGTACTTCAACGGCTATGTTATTATTAGCATCTTTATTGGTGCTGGCCTGGGCAAGTTCTTTTGTGACTGGCTCGTTGTAAGGATCAATGTCGAAGATTTGACAGCGCCTGAGGACAAGGCTAAGGGGATTGAGGAGACAACTGTTTGCTGCGGCTGA